A window from Chitinophaga filiformis encodes these proteins:
- a CDS encoding SMP-30/gluconolactonase/LRE family protein has protein sequence MKQHICLLLALTTGCAVMAQHKSTALYQAQDLTKENMFSVNIEGPNFDKAGNLYVVNYLRDGTIGKISTKDGSGEVFVTLPDSSIANSIQFNSKGNMYLPDFKGHNVLEVDMKTKKVSVYVHSDKMFQPNDLCISKKDVLFASDPDWKNSKGQIWRIDKGGKAVLLDGNMGTANGIELSPDEKTLYVNESVQRKIWKFDVDKDGNISNKKLFAEFPDYGFDGMKCDKAGNLYVARWGKGAIVVLAPDGKEIREIPLKGKQCSNLTFGGKDGKTVFVTLQDRKCMETFRVEIPGKRY, from the coding sequence ATGAAGCAGCATATCTGTTTATTACTGGCCTTAACGACCGGTTGCGCAGTCATGGCACAGCACAAATCCACTGCATTGTACCAGGCGCAGGATCTTACGAAAGAGAATATGTTCTCGGTCAACATTGAGGGGCCCAATTTCGATAAAGCAGGCAATCTCTATGTGGTGAACTATCTGCGGGACGGCACCATCGGGAAGATCAGCACAAAAGACGGCAGCGGGGAAGTGTTTGTGACATTGCCGGATAGCAGCATTGCAAACAGCATCCAGTTCAACAGCAAGGGCAATATGTACCTGCCGGACTTCAAGGGGCACAATGTGCTGGAAGTGGACATGAAGACGAAAAAGGTGAGCGTTTATGTGCATTCAGACAAGATGTTCCAGCCCAATGACCTTTGCATCAGTAAAAAAGATGTGCTCTTCGCATCAGACCCCGACTGGAAAAACAGCAAAGGGCAGATCTGGCGTATCGATAAAGGCGGTAAGGCCGTGCTCCTGGACGGTAACATGGGAACCGCCAATGGTATTGAACTGAGCCCTGACGAAAAGACCCTGTACGTAAATGAAAGCGTGCAGCGTAAGATCTGGAAGTTCGATGTTGATAAAGATGGTAATATCAGCAATAAAAAACTGTTCGCTGAATTCCCTGATTATGGCTTTGATGGTATGAAATGCGACAAAGCAGGCAACCTCTATGTAGCCCGTTGGGGAAAAGGTGCAATCGTGGTACTGGCGCCCGATGGTAAGGAAATACGGGAAATCCCGCTGAAGGGTAAGCAATGCAGCAATCTCACTTTTGGCGGCAAAGACGGTAAAACCGTATTTGTGACATTGCAGGACAGGAAGTGTATGGAAACATTCAGGGTGGAGATCCCCGGAAAACGATATTAA